In the Gammaproteobacteria bacterium genome, one interval contains:
- a CDS encoding metal ABC transporter substrate-binding protein has protein sequence MKVMARLCFLAVMILGLPAIAMSEDDVSGKLTIYVVNYPLQYFAQRIAEAHATVAFPVPPDVDPAFWNPGVEVIAEYQRADLIILNGANYAKWIDKVTLPRSKLVDTSASFKDQYIPLANLVMHTHGPGGEHADTGVAPTTWLDFHLAADQARAIADAMSRKRPALRDIFESNYKALEDDLLRLDRDLKGIVVSNMHEPLVASHPVYQYFARRYGLDIKSVHWEPHEVPTDEQWLELQAILREHPARWMIWEGAPEPESAATLKSLGINSVVFIPQGNTPADGNFLTVMLQNADRLRLVFSK, from the coding sequence ATGAAAGTTATGGCGCGTTTATGTTTTTTGGCAGTGATGATCCTCGGTCTCCCGGCTATTGCGATGTCTGAGGATGATGTGTCAGGTAAGCTCACGATCTACGTGGTGAATTATCCCCTCCAATACTTCGCCCAACGCATCGCCGAGGCGCATGCCACGGTGGCGTTTCCGGTTCCACCCGATGTTGACCCGGCCTTCTGGAATCCAGGGGTTGAGGTCATTGCCGAGTACCAGAGAGCCGACTTGATTATTTTGAATGGCGCAAACTACGCGAAATGGATCGACAAGGTCACGTTGCCGCGCTCAAAGCTGGTTGATACCTCTGCGAGCTTTAAGGACCAGTACATTCCCCTCGCTAATCTTGTAATGCATACCCACGGTCCCGGTGGCGAACACGCAGACACTGGTGTGGCGCCGACGACCTGGCTTGATTTTCATCTGGCGGCGGACCAGGCGAGGGCCATTGCCGACGCAATGAGCCGGAAGCGCCCTGCACTGCGTGATATATTCGAAAGCAATTACAAGGCCTTGGAAGATGACCTCTTACGCCTTGACCGGGACCTCAAGGGCATCGTCGTGAGTAATATGCACGAGCCGCTGGTTGCTTCCCATCCAGTGTACCAGTACTTTGCCAGGCGATACGGATTGGATATTAAAAGCGTTCACTGGGAACCACACGAGGTGCCGACTGACGAACAGTGGCTTGAACTGCAGGCCATACTTAGGGAACATCCCGCCAGATGGATGATCTGGGAGGGCGCGCCGGAGCCTGAGTCCGCGGCCACACTTAAATCGCTTGGCATCAACAGCGTGGTGTTTATCCCCCAGGGCAATACGCCAGCCGATGGCAACTTTCTGACCGTCATGCTGCAAAACGCAGACAGGCTCCGGCTTGTCTTTTCAAAATGA